The Centroberyx gerrardi isolate f3 chromosome 12, fCenGer3.hap1.cur.20231027, whole genome shotgun sequence genome has a window encoding:
- the zbtb32 gene encoding uncharacterized protein zbtb32 — MIRINNTQYFHFLQHADALRRSGSLCDAIISVESETFRAHRLVLACASRRLAQQLAQGDADSPVHCTLELFSPHTFQQVLDFTYTQTLEVPVDDLRLLLRAAQLLEMQPLEDQCRKQLDTLDYRAKEEEETRDITELKETREATDGMDQKHRGSPVTEVKLQGNSSPAEEADNSLVTQNLLPSDPVEGPTSPPSPRKKPRMSSMSATPYNRDSVITRPATSHSSFSSPWAFPKNMWHPVNALKRMAENYSTLIAAHPLQPSPQAVAYPFPFSTPHMFPLLASSFPSQVHSSVMGYSGVHHPYTQNLYAGSPGMVDIVKQGLLKRKNPSHKAFIGTIQTSEPRYPEAYKARAERVKDCQHCSASLLGNPLQESTSTSSGEACIGCRFCGRGDGVQHMLRSHRQEHSVEKPYQCQHCPKRFSLKHQLDTHHRVHTGEKPFECRLCGQRSRDYSAMIKHLRTHGGASPYRCTVCLESCSSLVAMQRHVKSHAVQDFPPDWSISSTYLYTSHI, encoded by the exons ATGATCCGTATAAACAACACCCAATACTTCCACTTCCTGCAGCATGCAGACGCTCTACGTCGCTCAGGCTCACTCTGTGACGCCATCATCTCAGTAGAGAGTGAGACTTTCAGGGCCCATCGGCTAGTGCTGGCCTGTGCTAGCAGGAGACTGGCACAGCAGCTCGCCCAGGGAGACGCAGACAGCCCGGTCCACTGCACTCTGGAGCTTTTCTCCCCCCACACCTTCCAGCAGGTTTTGGACTTCACCTACACCCAGACCCTGGAGGTGCCTGTGGATGACCTGCGCCTGCTGCTGAGGGCCGCACAGCTGTTGGAGATGCAGCCTCTGGAGGACCAATGTCGGAAGCAGCTGGACACCCTAGACTACAGAgcgaaagaagaggaggaaacaagAGATATTACAGAGCtaaaagaaacaagagaggCCACAGATGGGATGGATCAGAAGCACAGAGGAAGTCCAGTAACAGAGGTGAAGCTCCAAGGCAATTCCTCTCCAGCGGAGGAGGCGGACAACAGCCTTGTCACGCAAAATCTTCTTCCCTCTGATCCTGTCGAGGGCCCCACCAGCCCGCCGTCGCCAAGAAAGAAACCGAGAATGTCATCCATGTCAGCGACACCCTAcaacagagacagtgttattaCCCGGCCTGCCACCAGccattcttctttctcttctccttggGCTTTCCCTAAGAACATGTGGCACCCTGTGAACGCCCTGAAGCGGATGGCAGAGAACTACTCAACCTTAATCGCAGCTCACCCCCTCCAACCCTCTCCACAAGCAGTAGCATACCCGTTCCCCTTCTCTACTCCACACATGTTCCCCCTGCTagcctcctcttttccctcccaaGTTCACAGCTCTGTAATGGGCTACTCCGGCGTCCATCACCCTTATACGCAAAACCTTTACGCTGGATCTCCAGGGATGGTGGACATAGTGAAGCAAGGCctgctaaaaagaaaaaatcccaGCCATAAAGCATTCATTGGGACCATTCAAACCAGTGAACCAAG ATACCCTGAGGCGTATAAAGCCCGAGCAGAGAGAGTTAAAGACTGCCAGCACTGCAGTGCAAGTCTCCTTGGTAATCCATTGCAGGAGTCAACCTCAACATCATCAG GTGAGGCCTGCATTGGGTGCAGGTTTTGTGGAAGAGGAGATGGGGTGCAGCATATGCTACGATCCCATCGACAAGAACACAGTGTGGAAAAGCCCTACCAATGCCAACACTGCCCCAAGAGGTTTAGTCTGAAACATCAGCTGGACACACACCATCGAGTTCACACTG GGGAAAAGCCTTTTGAGTGTCGCCTGTGTGGTCAGCGCTCGCGGGACTACTCAGCCATGATCAAGCACCTGCGGACTCACGGCGGGGCGTCGCCCTACCGGTGCACGGTCTGCCTGGAGTCCTGCAGCAGCCTGGTCGCCATGCAGAGGCACGTGAAGAGCCACGCGGTCCAGGACTTCCCCCCCGACTGGAGCATCAGCAGCACCTACCTGTACACCTCACACATCTGA
- the kcnj20 gene encoding G protein-activated inward rectifier potassium channel 3, whose translation MYPGTRRDDNFETRGSTGSTGTAVSMGAMGAIGATQDGPRGWRTSIPSQPKSIVVIQSTPPGGNIQYESHLINTDTEPSLPLPDIMPSDSSQLATAIRRHKSTTDIPYSPYRGNTWLLPPANQGPTDTELAFFRRCSLIETNRVSRYTRHALSVPNMGNTSPLQGINTSSLHSAPLSPAHSTLSSPGREMERLAKARSKLLESECAQTPTIPPEVREQLRYVSKDGKCRVNLCHISERGRFLSDIFTSFVDLQYRWFLFVFMMCYISTWFLFAGLYFMNAYLRGDLGLEQALNSTEDRLLDQRPCYLGIDGFISALLFSVETQRTIGYGSRTVSPTCYEGVLLVMMQCIVGSMIDALMVGCMFVKISRPKKRAETLLFSRSCVIANRDDQLCLMFRLGDLRESHMVDAKVRAKLIKSRQTVEGEFLPLEQSEIDLGYESGSDRLFLVEPQVIQHTIDSNSPFWELGPEQLRRQQFEIIVILEGIVEATGMMCQAKTSYIETEIEWGARFEPCMTLEKGSFRVDLRRFHTTYQVSLPNCSASQAHQLLADCKLHDPRGSRDWGTWGEGTAEEDKDKQPSHGGFIISNILEVNEYEGSQKQGSP comes from the exons ATGTACCCTGGTACCAGAAGAGATGATAACTTTGAGACCAGAGGGTCCACCGGATCCACCGGGACAGCAGTGAGCATGGGAGCCATGGGGGCTATAGGAGCCACACAGGATGGGCCGAGGGGATGGCGAACATCCATTCCCAGTCAACCAAAATCTATCGTGGTAATCCAGTCCACACCTCCTGGGGGGAATATTCAGTATGAGAGCCACCTGATAAAC actGATACAGagccctcccttcctcttcctgacATCATGCCAAGTGATTCCTCCCAGCTTGCAACAGCCATACGGCGTCACAAGAGCACCACAGATATTCCTTACAGTCCTTACCGGGGGAATACCTGGTTGCTTCCACCCGCCAACCAAGGTCCCACAGATACAGAGCTAGCCTTTTTCCGCCGCTGCTCTCTGATAGAGACCAATAGGGTTTCACGCTACACCCGCCATGCCCTCAGTGTGCCTAACATGGGCAACACCAGCCCTCTTCAGGGCATTAACACTAGTTCTCTTCATAGCGCCCCATTGTCGCCTGCACACAGCACCCTGTCCAGCCCTggtagagagatggagaggctggCCAAGGCCCGTAGTAAGCTCCTGGAGAGTGAGTGTGCCCAAACACCCACCATTCCTCCAGAAGTCCGGGAGCAACTCCGCTATGTCTCCAAAGACGGAAAGTGCCGTGTCAACCTGTGTCACATTTCTGAGAGGGGCCGCTTTCTGTCCGACATCTTCACCTCCTTTGTGGACCTCCAGTACCGCTGGTTTCTCTTTGTGTTCATGATGTGCTACATCTCCACCTGGTTCTTGTTTGCAGGTCTCTACTTCATGAATGCCTACCTCCGAGGCGACCTGGGACTAGAGCAAGCCCTCAACAGCACTGAGGACCGTCTCCTAGACCAGAGGCCCTGCTACTTGGGCATAGATGGCTTCATCTCagctctgctcttctctgtggAGACGCAGCGCACTATTGGTTATGGCTCACGCACTGTCTCCCCTACCTGCTATGAGGGTGTGCTGCTGGTCATgatgcagtgcattgtgggatccATGATTGATGCCCTCATGGTGGGTTGcatgtttgtcaaaatatcccGGCCTAAAAAGCGGGCTGAGACACTGCTCTTCAGCCGCAGCTGTGTTATTGCCAACCGTGACGACCAGCTATGTTTGATGTTCCGCCTGGGGGACCTGAGAGAGAGCCACATGGTGGACGCTAAGGTCCGCGCCAAGTTAATCAAGTCCCGCCAAACAGTGGAGGGCGAGTTCCTGCCACTTGAGCAGTCAGAGATTGACCTAGGCTATGAAAGTGGCTCAGACCGCCTCTTCCTGGTGGAGCCTCAAGTCATTCAGCACACCATTGACTCCAACAGTCCATTCTGGGAGCTGGGCCCTGAACAGCTGAGACGACAACAGTTTGAGATCATCGTCATCTTGGAAGGAATTGTTGAGGCCACTG GCATGATGTGTCAAGCCAAAACGTCCTATATTGAGACGGAGATTGAGTGGGGGGCACGCTTTGAGCCCTGCATGACCCTGGAAAAGGGCTCTTTCCGCGTGGACCTGCGTCGCTTCCACACCACCTACCAGGTGTCGCTGCCTAACTGCAGCGCCAGCCAGGCTCACCAGTTACTGGCAGACTGTAAGCTCCATGACCCCAGAGGCAGCAGAGACTGGGGGACCTGGGGGGAGggaacagcagaggaggatAAAGACAAGCAACCATCTCATGGAGGATTCATCATTAGTAACATCCTGGAGGTGAATGAGTATGAAGGGAGCCAAAAACAAGGCTCTCCGTAA
- the igflr1 gene encoding IGF-like family receptor 1 isoform X1 encodes MKGYSEKCSNLETYFDKGKCVQCDKRWIKPGTEFSPNCGFTDDGGRRETPFRNCAAGKTFNNGSFTKCQKCTSCQAGYQTVSNCTATTDSQCRQQEPGTTNNEASSVTPSTTFPETMTIQASGFISTALTTCNLESTPTPWGVPFIIITCTVVIMAALSCYFIYRKRKRGLSNKHKDQFKTWRDTEKLSPINEEFAVFRQPESKDLEDILSPKVQSAPLQTVLDNLDVLDELVILLDPEGHGVKNTRHLASHCSFSSSWITYTYSMKDSKSPLKTVLEGVCTKHPDWTVGHLAKMLQEMGRNDAIAILTKLTLKGWCSIP; translated from the exons ATGAAGGGATACTCCGAGAAATGCAGCAATTTGGAAACCTATTTTGATAAGGGaaagtgtgtgcagtgtgataAAAGATGGATAAAAccag GAACTGAATTTTCCCCTAACTGTGGCTTTACTGACGACGGCGGACGACGTGAGACACCCTTCAGAAACTGCGCTGCAGGCAAAACTTTTAACAATGGCAGCTTCACGAAGTGTCAAAAATGTACATCTTGTCAAGCTGGGTATCAGACTGTGAGCAACTGTACCGCAACTACTGACAGCCAGTGTCGTCAACAGGAGCCCGG AACAACAAACAACGAAGCTTCCAGTGTGACG CCAAGTACAACATTCCCGGAGACCATG acaATACAAGCTTCCGGGTTTATATCCACTGCACTGACTACCTGTAACTTAGAATCTACACCTACTCCAT GGGGAGTACCATTCATCATCATAACTTGTACCGTGGTTATCATGGCTGCATTATCTTGCTACTTCATctacaggaagaggaaaagaggttTGAGTAATAAGCATAAAG ATCAATTCAAAACTTGGAGGGACACTGAAAAATTGTCACCCATCAATGAAGAGTTTGCTGTCTTTAGGCAACCTGAGAGCAAGGACCTGGAGGACATCCTGA GTCCAAAAGTCCAGTCAGCACCTTTGCAGACAGTGCTGGACAACCTGGATGTTTTGGATGAGCTGGTGATCCTGCTGGATCCAGAGGGCCATGGTGTGAAGAACACTAGACACCTGGCATCTcactgctccttctcctccagctgGATCACGTACACCTACTCCATGAAGGACAGCAAGAGCCCGCTGAAAACCGTGCTGGAGGGGGTCTGCACCAAGCACCCTGACTGGACAGTAGGCCACCTGGCCAAAATGCTCCAAGAAATGGGACGCAATGACGCCATTGCAATTCTCACCAAACTCACGTTGAAAGGGTGGTGTAGCATCCCTTAA
- the igflr1 gene encoding IGF-like family receptor 1 isoform X2, with protein MKGYSEKCSNLETYFDKGKCVQCDKRWIKPGTEFSPNCGFTDDGGRRETPFRNCAAGKTFNNGSFTKCQKCTSCQAGYQTVSNCTATTDSQCRQQEPGTTNNEASSVTTIQASGFISTALTTCNLESTPTPWGVPFIIITCTVVIMAALSCYFIYRKRKRGLSNKHKDQFKTWRDTEKLSPINEEFAVFRQPESKDLEDILSPKVQSAPLQTVLDNLDVLDELVILLDPEGHGVKNTRHLASHCSFSSSWITYTYSMKDSKSPLKTVLEGVCTKHPDWTVGHLAKMLQEMGRNDAIAILTKLTLKGWCSIP; from the exons ATGAAGGGATACTCCGAGAAATGCAGCAATTTGGAAACCTATTTTGATAAGGGaaagtgtgtgcagtgtgataAAAGATGGATAAAAccag GAACTGAATTTTCCCCTAACTGTGGCTTTACTGACGACGGCGGACGACGTGAGACACCCTTCAGAAACTGCGCTGCAGGCAAAACTTTTAACAATGGCAGCTTCACGAAGTGTCAAAAATGTACATCTTGTCAAGCTGGGTATCAGACTGTGAGCAACTGTACCGCAACTACTGACAGCCAGTGTCGTCAACAGGAGCCCGG AACAACAAACAACGAAGCTTCCAGTGTGACG acaATACAAGCTTCCGGGTTTATATCCACTGCACTGACTACCTGTAACTTAGAATCTACACCTACTCCAT GGGGAGTACCATTCATCATCATAACTTGTACCGTGGTTATCATGGCTGCATTATCTTGCTACTTCATctacaggaagaggaaaagaggttTGAGTAATAAGCATAAAG ATCAATTCAAAACTTGGAGGGACACTGAAAAATTGTCACCCATCAATGAAGAGTTTGCTGTCTTTAGGCAACCTGAGAGCAAGGACCTGGAGGACATCCTGA GTCCAAAAGTCCAGTCAGCACCTTTGCAGACAGTGCTGGACAACCTGGATGTTTTGGATGAGCTGGTGATCCTGCTGGATCCAGAGGGCCATGGTGTGAAGAACACTAGACACCTGGCATCTcactgctccttctcctccagctgGATCACGTACACCTACTCCATGAAGGACAGCAAGAGCCCGCTGAAAACCGTGCTGGAGGGGGTCTGCACCAAGCACCCTGACTGGACAGTAGGCCACCTGGCCAAAATGCTCCAAGAAATGGGACGCAATGACGCCATTGCAATTCTCACCAAACTCACGTTGAAAGGGTGGTGTAGCATCCCTTAA